GACGAAGTACTCCCGCTCAGCTGGTCCTGCGGGCGAAGATCATACTCGCGGCGGCCGCAGGTGTACGGAACAAGGACATTGCTCAGCAGTGCGGCACGTCGAAACCCACAGTGGCGCGCTGGCGGACCCGATTAGCGAAGCTGCGTTTGGCGGGTGCCCGGCCGTTGCGGCACTCTGACTCACGATTACATGGGTCATGGCACCACCACTCTCTTCGCGGCTTTGAACGTGGCGGAAGGCGTAGTAATTGGCGAATGCATGCCACGACATCGACACCAGGAATGGATCAAGTTTCTCAAACGGATCGATGCTGCCACCGATCCGGCCTTGGACTTGCATTTGATCGTGGACAAACCTGCCACGTACAAGCATCCCAAAGTTCAGCGTTGGCTCGCCCGGCATCCTCGATTCCACATGCATTTCACCCCCACGAGCAGTTCCTGGATGAATCTGGTGGAACGCTGGTTTCGCGACTTAACAGACAAACGACTGCGTCGAGGCACATTTCGATTTGTGCCGCAATTAATCCAGGGGATTGAAGGCTACATCGATCATCACAATAACACAGGAAAGGGATTCCAGTGGACCGCCAAAGCCGAGGCTATTCTGGAGAAAGTCCGCCGGGCTAGAGCTACCTTGGATAAAACACCTTCTGTGTGAGGCACTACACTAGTCCCAAATGAAACCTTGCCCACGCATTAGCTCTTTTCCTGAAATTCCCATGGAATATCCGTTCCTTTAAGTGCATCGTAGATCAGACGAGTCAAAGCTTGATGATTTTCAATCGTATCGAAGTCATAGTCAAATTGCTCTCCGTCGATTCTCAGAATCGAACATTTCATGTCGCGATTCATGGCTGGGTATCCGGGGTGCTTCTCATTAGTTCCTTTAATTCGATCTTGCCGAAAGCATTTGAGCTCTTTCCAGGGGAAGATTTTAGTTGTTTGCTCGGTTACGTACAACAAAGCTTCATTTGTAAGAAGAATACGAGATCCCAGCATTTTCCGTGAATGTTTGATTCGGTCCGAACCAAAGTAAATCAGGCCGATTAGTAGCAATAAAATCGACCCTACTTTGATCCGCTGTTGGAAAGTGAGTTTATCCTCAGGTTTGACGGCCTGGAAGGAATCGTACATCAAATTTGCGATTAACAGAATGCCGGTAATCCCGATCAGAATCATCACGACTCCGAATACCATCCAGATTATCAACGTGGACTTCTTGATCCGAAATTCTTGAACTAGACCCCCCGTATTTACCAAGATTTGGTCGAGAGATTCCTTCTCAAGGGGAAAGGAAGTTCGTTTGATGTCCACGGAGAAGAACCTCTAAATCTACTTGCAGTAAGTCCAACTTAAATCGATATCCAGAAAATGAATTTAGCAGGCTAGACCGCTAATTTAAATTGAAATCCGCAAAATTTTCGTCTCAGATTTTTATGATTAGTTTCTGCAAGAAAAATCCCTCACATTTCAATGAGTCGAGCTCGTTTCGAATTCTGTGCCGCGAACTCAACTCGATAATCGGTTTTTCGAAGCCGAGGAGTGGACTTGAATGCGGTCCTCTCAAACAAAAGCCAAAGAAAACGATATCGCTCTCATGAATATTTTAAGAGTGGGAATTTATTGTGGCTACAAAGTCTAAACAAAAAATGATCACAGCGATTATGCGAGACCGCCATGCTACTGAAAGGGCGTTCAATTGGTTGCTGGACCTTGGCTATCGTCCAGAGGAGATTAACGTGTTAATGTCGAAAGGAACACGGAAGGGCTACCACAATGACGGAGTAGAAGGTCAGATAAAATCCGGCAGCCCTGCAGTCGAGGGTGTGGCGGAGGGCGGAGTGATCGGAACGGCTGTAGGAGCGACCATTGGAGCGATCCTGGCTATTGGCACTTCTATCGCTCTCCCCGGATTAGGCCTGATTGTAGCTGGACCGATTGTCGCTGCTTTAGCAGGAGGTGGGGCCGGTGCAGTAGCGGGAGGAGCCATTGGTGGCTTAGTGGAGCTTGGCATTCCGGAAGCTAATGCCAACGCTTATGAGGAATCGCTAAAGGAAGGTGGAGTGGTCTTTGGAGTGTCGCCTCATACCACGGTCGATGCGAAGTTGATTCGAAATTATTTTGAAGAGCAAAAAGCCGATAACGTCATGTGCGCCTAATCGCCCAGTTGAACGCTTTGAACGGAATAGTATTTCTAAATCGGCTTAACCGTATATTTCACGTCATTGACAAAAAGAGTAAACACTCTTGTGTTTTTGCATTTTTTAACGAAGGAGAGATCATGAGTACTGGTGAACTAATCATTTTGGTTGTGGTATTGCTATTAGTATTTGGCGGCTGGGGCGGCTACTATTACAGCCGCAAAAGGATATAAATCGTCTGGATATTATTTTGGCTCTAAATATTAGTGATTTATGCCGAGCTAAATTAAGCGATGAATATTAAAGATTGCTTTCACTGATAATCGGTAGCTCAATTTTTAGATCATCCTGTCTATGCTATTCGGCAGTTACAACTCCGATTTTCTCGATTTCAGACAATCGAACATTTTCGACATTTCCTGACAAAATTAGACCAGATTGCCCGTCAACGCTTGCTTGAAAAATCCAGAAACTATTAGTATAGCCGCTTTTGGATGGTGATCTTTCAAACGGCAGATCGTTGATGCAGGCCATCTTTTTTTGGCTTCGTATTTTGCAATGGTCAGAATCTTCTTATCAATTGGGGTGTCGACTATGAAGCGTTTTTTTGTTATTTCGCTCCTCTTGCCGATGTTCGCTGTCAACTTCGGTTGTGACAAGAGTGGTACTCCTGGAGGTCCCGGAGCGACCGATTCCAAATCAAAAACGCCTGCTTACGGGCAGGCAGACAATACTTTTAACCTGACTGCATCCGCAATTTCCTTGAAACAAGGAGATGCTAGTGCAGGCACAATTGGCATAAAGCGTGGAACGGATTTCGATCAAAGCGTAACGCTTGCATTTGAAGATCTACCCAAAGGAGTTGTCTTAGAGCCCACTGCACCTGTCATTCTGAGTAAGGGTACGGATGCGAAATTCACTCTAAAAGCAGGTGACGATGCTTCTCTGGGCGATTTCACAATCAAGGTCATCGGTCACCCGTCGAAAGGGGGCGACGCGACGGAACAATTTAAGCTAACCGTCTCGAAGAAAGACACTTTTACACTAAGCGTCCCTTTCTGGACGACTGCCCTCAAGCAAGGCGAAACCAAGATCGTAACAATCTCCATTTCCCGAGATAAAGCTTTCGATCAGGACGTTTCACTGAAGTTCGATGGCTTGCCAAAGGGAATTTCTGTCGAACCGACTTCTGCTGTCATCAAAAACGGGGAAGCGGACACCAAAATCTCTTTTAAGGCTAAAGAAGATGCAGGCTTAGGTGATTTTGCGGTCCAAATAACAGCACATCCCACCAAGGGAGCAGATGCCAGCCACGAATTCAAATTCACTGTTGCCAAGAAATAAAACCGGAGTGATTTCCATTCCGAAATAGCAACTTGTTTTTCTACATAGAATGGGGGATTTATGGGTCTCATCGTATTAATTGTTCTGATATTGCTTCTCGTGGGCGCTACACCAAGCTGGGGATATAGCCGGAATTGGGGTTATGGGCCCAGTGGATTTCTCGGTTTAGTTGTAGTGGTCGTTCTCGTCTTGTTGCTTTTGGGACATATCCCTTACAGCTTCTAATAATTGAGATGCAATCGACCATTGCAAAGCTAACAAAGGAACGTCCGCCTGGATACACATACAGAAAATATCTGGTAGGACCCCGGAAGTTGATCTTTCACACTACAAAAGAGTCAATGAATGGTCGGAATAGTTCCCTTTGTTAAACTCCTCCAGGAAGACCCAGACGACTGATGGAAAACGAATTCGACTTTCCGTTAGTCGTCTACATTACACCGTAAAAGTTCAACGAGATACGCATTCCATTCTCTACGCTGAATATCGCAAACAGTCGGTCCTTTTTGAAGAATTTGACATAAGCACTACCAGAAAAATATTTCTTTGTCCGTATTTATGAACCATCGGATTCGTTAAAGGGCGATTCGCTACGAATCGTCCCTTGAGGAGTGCCGGTCAAACATTACTCGTTGGGGGAGTGGCCGCGTCGGCTGCCTTTGCAATCGCCAAGCTCATTGGCTGAGTGATTAAGGAATGCGTCGGTGTGACGAGGCTATCGGATCAACCTGAAATCGAACACGAGTACGTTGAGATCGACTGCCGATCCGCTAACAGCCTGTTGAACTAATCCATCTTTCGGGCTTTTGATCACGCTACAGCTGAGGCAACCCGAATTCCGGGATTCAAAAATTTCAGACTCCGAACGAAAACGAGATCTTTAAAATCTTCTCCAAGAGCGTTAATGACAAAATAGATAAGGCCAAAAAGGCTGGCGAAGCCCTGCAGGCTCCTCGCCGTTCCCACTCCGAACAACTTTCTCATTAAAAGTCCCAAATTGCGCGCAGTCACCCGGAGCAGATACCGCTTTTTCACTTTTTCGAAGCTTCGCAACCAGCATCTTCTCGCCCCGCCCGTCTCGCAAACATCCTACATGATTGCCTGGAGCCACCGCCTGCAGCTGGAATCTAAAAATTGGGAAGAATCCGAACTGCTCGACTTCGTCGATGAACTTCAAATGAGAACTTATTTCTTGCAAAAAGAGATCGAGGAAAATTTCGTGGAGTCAGACAACAGTAACGACACAACAGTTCTCGACTGAGTGAATTTGTATTTTCCCGGTTATTGTATCTCGGATGTTATCCGGGTGATTTGTGATTATTTCGAGCATATATAGCCTGACGGTATAAATGATCTAATAACTTTAACTGGGGCGAGAGGCGAAAAAAACTGATTCAGAGGAATATCTACAGGCTTCTATCGATCTTATTTCTCCAGGAGGCATAAGATCGAGGTTCTTAAAATACCGGATTCAAGGATTCTAAATCCTCTAACCGAGACAACTTGAACCAGAAGCGGAATAGATCCAAGTGTACTATCGAACGGCTTCCAGGAAGCGATAATCATACATCCACATTCCCTCTTGTTCATCGCTATGGATCGCTATCCTTCCAGTCGTCTTGAACGCGAGTTTGAAAATCTCCCACTGTTCATCGCTGATATTGCCTTGTTGAGAGGTGGCTCCGCCCTCTTCCCAGAGAATGGAAACACTTCGGCCACCTGCTATCTCAAAGTAGCCTAGTCTACTGATTCTCCCAAAATGCCACTCGAAATTAGCCCCAGCCTTTCGCGCTTGCGCTTTATTTAAAGCTTCGCCTCCGACTTCATGTAATTGGTGCTTCGTTGCAATTGACTTCTTTGCCATGAGTACTCATCCTTTGGTTCAATTCGCGGCAAAACCCTTACAGATTTGGCGCGTTTACTATACAGGCTTCTTAAATTCTATGGATTATCGCGACATAATAAATGCAATTGTGCCTCACTTACCAGAGGGTCATTCAAGAAACCGACTGGGCCGAATTCACCATTTTCTAACAGAGAACAATCACTGGAAGCGAGCATGGACCCGAAAAGGACTGGCTGCGTTCGTGAGAACCCGGGTTTTATCGATAATTGTTCCTGAAAGTGGGTAACCTGCGTTTGCAGGAAATCAGTTGCTCTGTTCAGCCGTTGCTCAGAGAGACGCGGGCGATAATGGTAGTTCCGTTTCCGGGTGTAGATTCAATTGTCAAGGTGCCGCCGATTAAAGTTAGCCGCTCCTGCATTCCGCGTAGACCCAGTCTTCCCAGGTGCGCATCGGAAGATTTCATGGATTCGGAGTCGAACCCGATGCCATCATCTTCGACTAATGCCACCGCCTGATTTGGCGTTCGCTGGAGAATCACACTGACACGATGTGCTTTTCCATGTTTCAGGACGTTCGTCAGAGCTTCCGTAACCACGCGATAGAGACTTGTCTCAATAAGCGAGTCGAGTCTCTGGCCATCGAAACCCGTTGAGTGGAAATCGATTTCAATTGAGGATTGTTCGGACCAAGCTTCGACGTAATTTGCCAGTGCCGCCTGAAGGCCCAGATCGTCCAGAGCCGTGGGGCGAAGTTCCATGGCCAGCTTATGGCTTTCGCGGCCTATCTGATCGTTGAGTTCCCGAAGTCTCACCAGATGAGGCCGGTACGGGGATGGGTCAACGGTCGAATCTTCGAGTGCTTTAAGGCCCAGGCCCAGCGCCGTTACCAGTTGCCCCATCTGATCGTGAAGATCGCGAGAGATGCGACGTCGTTCTTCTTCCTGGGCGGTTCCCAACCGCCGAAGTAGATCCCGGCGATCCGATTCGGCCGTTTCGCGGATCCGGATTTCGTTTCTCAGTGTATCGTTTGCCGCGGCCAGCTCCGCGGTCCGCTCCGCCACCCGTTCCTCGAGTTGATCGTGGGCTTCCCTCAACTTGGCGTTAAGGGACTCCGCTGCCTCCACCAATTCATGCTGCCGGATTGTCGAAAGCAGAAGTTCCTCATTCATTCCCATGGATTGTCGACGGAAATGCGCGATCTCCGTTGCATCCGTTACCTGTATCATGACACCCGTCGGTTGCTCGACCTCTCCGAGTATTGCCCACACCGCATACGACCAGTAAACCGTTCGCGGATGCGACTGGCGATGTTCCTGCTCTATAAGGCACTCGTGCGTCCCCGTATGGAAAACGCGGTCCAGCAGGGCGATGCATCCGTTAGCTTCCCCCTCCGGTACTGCATCCGCGAACGAGAAACCGATAAGCTCCGACCGGTCTCTACCGACGAGGCGAGCGAAGGCGGGGTTCAGATA
The genomic region above belongs to Telmatocola sphagniphila and contains:
- a CDS encoding COG1470 family protein produces the protein MKRFFVISLLLPMFAVNFGCDKSGTPGGPGATDSKSKTPAYGQADNTFNLTASAISLKQGDASAGTIGIKRGTDFDQSVTLAFEDLPKGVVLEPTAPVILSKGTDAKFTLKAGDDASLGDFTIKVIGHPSKGGDATEQFKLTVSKKDTFTLSVPFWTTALKQGETKIVTISISRDKAFDQDVSLKFDGLPKGISVEPTSAVIKNGEADTKISFKAKEDAGLGDFAVQITAHPTKGADASHEFKFTVAKK
- a CDS encoding DUF3309 family protein, which produces MGLIVLIVLILLLVGATPSWGYSRNWGYGPSGFLGLVVVVVLVLLLLGHIPYSF
- a CDS encoding sensor histidine kinase, with protein sequence MDREPIFEAGRQSPDLPKLCRYLSERSPLPMVAVHGSTHIVSYLNPAFARLVGRDRSELIGFSFADAVPEGEANGCIALLDRVFHTGTHECLIEQEHRQSHPRTVYWSYAVWAILGEVEQPTGVMIQVTDATEIAHFRRQSMGMNEELLLSTIRQHELVEAAESLNAKLREAHDQLEERVAERTAELAAANDTLRNEIRIRETAESDRRDLLRRLGTAQEEERRRISRDLHDQMGQLVTALGLGLKALEDSTVDPSPYRPHLVRLRELNDQIGRESHKLAMELRPTALDDLGLQAALANYVEAWSEQSSIEIDFHSTGFDGQRLDSLIETSLYRVVTEALTNVLKHGKAHRVSVILQRTPNQAVALVEDDGIGFDSESMKSSDAHLGRLGLRGMQERLTLIGGTLTIESTPGNGTTIIARVSLSNG